A DNA window from Maribellus comscasis contains the following coding sequences:
- a CDS encoding DUF3945 domain-containing protein, whose amino-acid sequence MDEKISNDDKKVLLVKEANGGKVKAVTGMDEKGNIQTTEPTAKNQNSLFAVNTNEAILEAFFKKMVEQAQQPSHTGFFLMTEKMLDKLIKIDLDPHELELHRVNPVEYLEKVQKQNAQQTQGGGDETTQSTFQPMDVSKIDRQELQKYGINAADLEPHLKAMSYGHKSPQMIPLNPELEPGIRVPTKGRVSLEEQADGSLKIIPHYWEEKPNLDAPFHGVLLNEQDKENLRQSLNAGRVIELEPSPGQKIPAFVSLDRLTNKLEALPVENISIPNKIKGADLSEGQQNRLGAGEKVLVEKMVSRTGRFFDGYIQINASDKKFDFSYEGLDRNRYSQENKEVRRQQKENAPEGESEKQKQLFIPKKLLGVELTEKQQEFLKAGQATYIRGMLKDDKGEPFNAWVKPNPEKMKFDFFKWNPDKAKKQGAEVKPAEESKTQVAVNNDGKTNEATKNVKEPLKQGQQKPTESQFMQEARRPAAKKSGIKI is encoded by the coding sequence ATGGACGAAAAAATCAGTAACGACGACAAAAAAGTATTACTCGTTAAAGAAGCAAATGGCGGCAAAGTAAAAGCCGTCACCGGTATGGATGAAAAAGGCAACATCCAAACCACGGAACCAACAGCAAAAAACCAAAACAGCCTTTTTGCCGTGAACACAAACGAAGCCATACTGGAGGCGTTTTTCAAAAAAATGGTAGAACAGGCGCAGCAACCCTCACACACGGGATTTTTTCTGATGACAGAAAAAATGCTGGATAAACTTATCAAAATCGACCTCGACCCTCACGAACTGGAACTACACCGTGTCAATCCGGTAGAGTATCTTGAAAAGGTACAGAAACAGAACGCGCAACAAACACAGGGTGGCGGTGATGAAACTACTCAAAGTACTTTCCAGCCGATGGATGTCAGTAAAATAGACCGGCAGGAACTCCAAAAATACGGAATCAACGCTGCCGATTTGGAACCTCATCTCAAAGCCATGTCCTACGGACACAAATCACCGCAAATGATTCCCCTAAACCCTGAACTGGAACCAGGTATCCGCGTTCCCACCAAAGGACGTGTATCGCTGGAAGAGCAAGCCGACGGTTCGCTCAAAATCATACCACATTACTGGGAGGAAAAGCCTAACCTGGATGCCCCTTTTCACGGCGTACTTCTCAACGAACAGGATAAGGAAAACCTGCGGCAATCGTTGAACGCGGGCAGGGTGATTGAACTGGAACCTTCGCCCGGACAGAAAATCCCGGCTTTTGTTTCGCTCGACCGGCTTACCAACAAACTCGAAGCTCTGCCCGTGGAGAACATCTCCATTCCCAATAAAATAAAAGGGGCAGACCTTTCTGAAGGCCAGCAAAACAGGCTCGGAGCAGGAGAAAAAGTGCTGGTAGAGAAAATGGTTTCCCGCACAGGCCGGTTCTTTGATGGATATATCCAAATCAATGCTTCGGACAAAAAGTTTGATTTCTCTTATGAAGGGCTCGACCGTAACCGTTATTCACAAGAGAATAAGGAAGTCCGCCGCCAGCAGAAAGAAAATGCACCGGAAGGGGAATCAGAAAAACAAAAACAACTCTTCATCCCCAAAAAATTGCTTGGCGTTGAGTTGACTGAAAAACAGCAGGAATTCCTCAAAGCAGGCCAGGCCACCTATATCAGGGGGATGCTGAAAGACGATAAGGGGGAACCATTCAATGCATGGGTAAAACCTAATCCTGAAAAAATGAAATTCGATTTTTTCAAATGGAACCCCGACAAAGCTAAAAAGCAGGGCGCAGAAGTGAAACCTGCAGAAGAAAGCAAAACGCAGGTAGCTGTCAACAACGATGGAAAAACCAATGAAGCGACCAAAAACGTGAAAGAGCCATTAAAACAGGGACAGCAAAAACCCACCGAAAGCCAGTTTATGCAAGAAGCACGCAGGCCTGCTGCAAAGAAAAGCGGGATTAAAATCTGA
- a CDS encoding DUF1896 domain-containing protein: MRNTKDKTGQELSYYRFSLLSYLKENHPKRTGNAAFIKERADAAAETYSNAVKNGQTHIEAEELASEVLYQGLHFSAYNTLVHILWNEFSAEIPEERAKEIALQILPLCSEVLDKYALTDDFASTSQYDELYTELTGTVEILLEDGLQ, from the coding sequence ATGAGAAATACAAAAGATAAAACCGGGCAGGAATTGTCCTATTACAGGTTCTCCCTCCTTTCTTACCTGAAAGAGAACCACCCCAAACGCACCGGAAACGCAGCTTTTATAAAAGAACGTGCTGATGCCGCTGCAGAAACTTACAGCAATGCTGTTAAAAACGGTCAGACGCACATTGAAGCCGAAGAACTGGCTTCTGAAGTACTTTACCAGGGACTGCATTTTTCCGCTTACAACACCCTTGTTCACATTCTTTGGAACGAGTTTTCAGCAGAAATACCTGAAGAAAGGGCAAAGGAGATTGCCCTTCAAATCTTACCTCTATGCAGTGAAGTGCTGGACAAATACGCCCTTACGGATGATTTTGCCAGTACTTCGCAATACGATGAATTATATACCGAACTGACGGGAACCGTCGAAATACTGCTCGAAGATGGCTTACAATAA
- a CDS encoding helicase-related protein: MAYNKKAHLRANIDAIKTAFALERENRWATAGEREILARYSGFGAIKEILDPLPTNGSANPLINELHDVLRENTRDEKEYKRFFDGLKNSILTAFYTPPEVVNALAGALIDNGIKSSRLLDPSAGTGVFTQAFKQLSPDMEVTCFEKDPITGMILKHLHPEDKVRVEGFENIEKKYADYYDVAASNIPFGDVAVFDPALFSDGDPTKKIASRSIHNYFFLKSVDMVRPGGLIAFITSQGVLNAPANRPVREYLMFRCEPVSVIRLPNNLFTEFAGTEVGSDLIVLQKREQKDLSVSTPIKQAFIESRTLSNGITVNNSFKTFARVVHTDAKVDTDPYGKSAMVFTHKDGIEGIAKDLRQMLKEDFSQHLDLQHYQSHAQDTPEEQAAATVKIKPALESNFNELDPFWQAIEDNWFPNDNQTGAVKPTIENKPEPPKQQPIHSEQGTIFNVNNRVIQKEPTNGAKSRQAVTQEPLISLYDLFGISEEERNGQKRSNRRRNQQPQKQEQQEIPFMEWRERLHYEGMQKRRQQEKESHKNRNVHAVNGSRKEEQAKSLEREPEQRKREDEMKPVPFKTELLPHYREGSLVSDQSNRIGYLRDIEGLQPMLYSLDINNTQKQKVSLYIEIRDTYHHLYRNEAERLEANPALREMLNRLYDNFSFRFGLLNDKKNLDLIKMDARGTEILSLERYIDGKAVKADIFNRPVVFNPNEPTSVDTPYDALAASLNKYAGVNLGHMASLTGNTADDLKEELKGTIYFNPMTGGYEVADKFISGNVISKAEEVEHFLEHNPGHREAEESLHALREAIPKPIAFDDLDFNFGERWIPTGVYNKYASHLFDTEVNIHYASSRDEFSVQSDYSNAKISDQYAVKSQSRTFNGLALMKHALQNTSPNITKTILVDGEEVKVRDGEAIQLANTRIDEMRNGFSDWLREQSPEFKDRLAGLYNRTFNCFVRPAYDGSHQSFPGLDLKGLGIDALYRSQKDAIWMDKLNGGGICDHEVGGGKTLIMCCGAYEKKRLRLVNKPMITGLKANIHEIAKTFCTAYPNARVLYPGKEDFTPKNRQRIFNEIKNNDWDAVILTHEQFGMIPQSPEVQRYILQAELDSVEENLEVLKRQGKEVSRAMLKGCVKRKLNLEAKLKQVTFNIENRKDDAVDFRLMGIDHLYVDESHKFKNLTFNTRHDRVAGLGNPEGSQRALNMLFAIRTIQERNGKDLGATFLSGTTISNSLTELYLLFKYLRPKELERQNIKTFDAWAAIFAKKSIDYEFSVTNEIVQKERFRYFIKVPELAQFYAEITDYRTAADIGIDRPKKNEILHNIPPTPDQLGFINRLVQFAKTGDATLLFRSPLNEREEKAKMLIATDYARKMSLDMRMVDSRFEDHIDNKASHCARMINGYYRKYNGHKGTQFVFSDLGTYKPGEWNAYSEIKRKLVENHNIPAHEIRFIQEAKTEKARKMMIADMNNGRIRVMFGSTEMLGTGVNAQKRAVAVHHLDCPWRPSDLEQRDGRAVRRGNEIAKTVAGNQVDVILYAVEKSLDAYKFGLLHNKQLFIRQLKNNNLGCRTIDEGAMDEKSGMNFSEYVAILSGNTELLEKARLEKKIAALESERHAFIRGKSSSRYKLENITQTVERYKELIERISKDEENFKSRVQTNEDGSYRNPIQLDGVTGSDFKLIGKKLNEIAGTAKTHGTHETIGSLYGFTLYVKSETTNKDGLDFIQNRFSVRGDGEIFYQYNNGQMAVDPKLASQNFLHALVENMPRLLERYKTDNEKLLKDIPVLKEVVESTWRREPELVELKSELAKLERQIQQSLKSTGETERQISAPVNGAVSKIPPSEKYKQEESPKIPERLRKIAEASDGRIIIAGIGHSAKQDNPIVSKSLKV; the protein is encoded by the coding sequence ATGGCTTACAATAAAAAGGCGCACCTGCGGGCAAATATCGATGCGATAAAAACGGCGTTTGCCCTTGAACGGGAGAACCGTTGGGCAACAGCCGGGGAAAGGGAAATACTCGCCCGGTATTCCGGATTTGGTGCTATTAAGGAAATCCTCGACCCTCTGCCAACTAATGGTTCAGCAAATCCCCTGATAAATGAGCTGCATGATGTTTTACGCGAAAATACCCGCGATGAAAAAGAATACAAACGCTTTTTCGACGGACTGAAAAATTCTATCCTGACGGCATTTTACACACCACCGGAAGTAGTAAATGCGCTGGCAGGGGCGCTTATTGACAACGGAATCAAATCATCCCGTCTGCTTGACCCGAGCGCAGGAACGGGTGTATTTACCCAGGCTTTTAAACAGCTTTCTCCCGACATGGAAGTAACCTGTTTTGAGAAAGACCCGATTACCGGAATGATACTCAAACACCTTCACCCTGAAGATAAGGTAAGAGTAGAGGGTTTTGAAAATATTGAAAAGAAATATGCCGATTATTACGATGTGGCAGCAAGTAATATCCCGTTCGGGGATGTAGCGGTCTTCGACCCGGCTTTATTCTCCGACGGTGACCCGACAAAAAAGATTGCCTCACGTTCCATCCACAATTATTTTTTCCTGAAATCGGTGGATATGGTACGACCGGGAGGCCTAATAGCTTTTATTACTTCGCAGGGAGTACTGAATGCCCCGGCAAACCGCCCGGTGCGGGAATACCTGATGTTCCGTTGCGAGCCTGTTTCAGTTATCCGACTTCCAAATAATCTGTTTACTGAATTTGCTGGTACCGAAGTTGGCAGTGACCTGATAGTCCTTCAAAAACGGGAACAAAAAGACCTGTCCGTTTCTACCCCCATAAAACAGGCATTTATTGAATCACGCACCTTGTCCAATGGGATAACGGTCAACAACAGTTTTAAAACCTTCGCCAGGGTGGTACACACCGATGCCAAAGTTGATACCGACCCATACGGCAAATCGGCAATGGTGTTCACCCATAAAGACGGCATTGAAGGAATTGCCAAAGACCTGCGGCAAATGCTGAAAGAAGATTTCTCCCAACATTTGGACTTGCAGCATTATCAATCCCATGCCCAGGACACACCGGAAGAACAGGCAGCGGCCACCGTAAAAATCAAACCGGCGCTTGAATCAAATTTCAATGAACTCGATCCATTTTGGCAAGCTATCGAGGATAATTGGTTCCCCAACGATAATCAAACCGGAGCGGTAAAACCTACGATAGAAAATAAACCCGAACCACCTAAACAACAACCGATACATTCAGAGCAGGGTACGATTTTCAATGTGAACAATAGGGTCATTCAGAAAGAACCGACTAACGGGGCGAAATCCCGGCAAGCTGTTACGCAGGAACCGTTAATCAGTTTGTACGATTTGTTTGGCATTTCAGAAGAAGAGAGAAACGGGCAGAAACGTTCCAACCGGAGAAGGAACCAACAGCCCCAAAAACAGGAGCAGCAGGAAATTCCTTTCATGGAATGGCGCGAGCGGTTGCATTACGAAGGAATGCAAAAGAGGAGGCAACAGGAGAAAGAATCTCATAAAAACAGGAACGTACACGCGGTAAATGGTTCAAGAAAAGAAGAACAGGCGAAAAGTTTAGAAAGAGAACCGGAGCAGCGCAAACGTGAGGATGAGATGAAACCCGTACCGTTCAAAACTGAGTTGTTACCTCATTACCGGGAAGGTTCGCTGGTGTCCGACCAGTCCAACCGTATCGGTTATTTAAGAGATATTGAAGGTTTGCAACCCATGCTCTACTCTTTGGATATAAACAACACCCAAAAGCAAAAAGTATCTCTATACATCGAAATACGGGACACTTATCACCATCTGTACCGCAACGAAGCCGAACGGCTGGAAGCCAATCCCGCCCTTCGCGAAATGCTGAACCGCCTGTACGATAATTTTTCCTTTCGGTTTGGGTTACTCAACGACAAGAAAAACCTCGACCTGATTAAGATGGATGCACGGGGGACTGAGATTTTATCGTTGGAACGTTACATTGACGGGAAAGCGGTAAAAGCCGATATTTTCAACCGTCCAGTTGTATTCAATCCAAACGAACCTACCTCCGTTGATACACCATATGACGCGCTGGCCGCTTCGCTTAACAAATATGCCGGGGTAAACCTGGGCCATATGGCATCATTGACCGGAAACACCGCCGATGACCTGAAAGAAGAACTGAAAGGGACAATTTATTTCAATCCCATGACTGGCGGGTACGAGGTGGCTGATAAATTTATCTCGGGCAATGTTATTTCAAAAGCCGAAGAAGTGGAACATTTCCTGGAACACAATCCCGGACACCGTGAGGCGGAAGAATCGTTACATGCATTACGAGAAGCTATACCAAAACCCATTGCCTTCGACGACCTTGATTTTAATTTTGGTGAACGCTGGATTCCGACAGGAGTTTATAACAAATATGCTTCACACCTTTTTGATACAGAAGTGAACATCCACTACGCTTCCAGCCGTGATGAGTTCAGCGTTCAATCCGACTATTCGAATGCAAAGATTTCTGACCAGTATGCAGTGAAGTCACAAAGCCGCACTTTCAACGGGCTTGCCCTGATGAAACACGCTTTGCAGAACACTTCACCAAATATTACCAAAACAATCCTGGTGGACGGAGAGGAAGTAAAAGTGCGCGACGGGGAAGCCATCCAGCTTGCCAATACCCGTATCGATGAGATGCGTAATGGTTTTTCCGACTGGCTCCGTGAACAGTCGCCGGAGTTCAAAGACCGGCTGGCCGGTTTGTACAACCGTACCTTCAACTGTTTTGTCCGCCCGGCCTATGACGGTTCGCACCAGAGTTTTCCGGGACTTGACCTGAAAGGACTTGGTATTGACGCCCTCTACCGAAGCCAGAAAGATGCTATCTGGATGGACAAACTCAACGGAGGCGGAATTTGCGACCACGAGGTAGGTGGTGGGAAAACGCTCATCATGTGTTGCGGTGCTTATGAGAAGAAACGCCTGAGATTGGTCAACAAACCAATGATTACCGGTTTGAAAGCCAATATTCATGAGATTGCCAAAACATTCTGTACGGCCTATCCCAATGCCCGTGTGCTGTATCCGGGCAAGGAGGATTTTACACCCAAAAACAGGCAACGGATTTTCAACGAGATAAAAAATAACGATTGGGATGCTGTAATCCTTACACATGAACAGTTTGGTATGATTCCCCAGTCACCGGAGGTACAGCGCTATATTTTGCAGGCGGAACTTGACAGCGTGGAGGAAAACCTCGAAGTCCTCAAACGGCAGGGCAAAGAAGTCTCGCGTGCTATGCTGAAAGGTTGTGTGAAACGTAAACTAAACCTGGAAGCCAAGCTCAAACAGGTTACTTTCAACATTGAAAACCGGAAGGACGATGCAGTGGATTTTCGACTAATGGGAATAGACCATTTGTATGTGGATGAATCGCATAAATTCAAGAACCTGACTTTTAATACCCGACATGACCGGGTAGCCGGGCTGGGAAATCCTGAAGGCAGCCAGCGGGCATTGAATATGCTCTTTGCGATTCGTACCATACAGGAGCGCAATGGAAAGGATCTGGGGGCAACCTTTCTTTCAGGAACCACCATCTCGAATTCGTTAACGGAATTGTACCTGTTGTTTAAGTATCTCCGTCCAAAGGAACTGGAACGGCAAAACATTAAAACATTCGATGCCTGGGCAGCTATTTTTGCAAAGAAAAGCATCGACTACGAATTTTCGGTAACCAATGAGATCGTACAAAAAGAACGTTTCCGTTATTTTATTAAGGTGCCGGAACTGGCGCAGTTCTATGCCGAGATTACGGACTACCGTACCGCTGCCGATATTGGTATTGACCGTCCGAAGAAAAACGAAATCCTGCACAACATTCCACCGACACCGGACCAGCTTGGTTTTATAAACCGCCTGGTTCAATTTGCAAAAACCGGTGATGCGACATTGTTGTTCCGCTCCCCCCTGAACGAGCGGGAAGAAAAAGCAAAAATGCTGATTGCAACGGATTATGCCCGGAAAATGTCACTGGATATGCGTATGGTCGATTCCCGCTTTGAAGACCATATCGACAACAAAGCAAGTCATTGTGCCCGTATGATTAATGGCTACTACAGGAAGTACAACGGGCATAAAGGGACACAGTTTGTATTCAGTGACCTGGGGACCTATAAACCGGGAGAATGGAATGCTTACAGCGAAATTAAGCGCAAACTGGTGGAAAACCACAACATTCCGGCACACGAAATCCGTTTCATACAGGAAGCAAAAACAGAAAAAGCCCGGAAAATGATGATAGCTGATATGAACAACGGGAGAATCCGGGTGATGTTTGGCTCCACTGAAATGCTGGGAACAGGCGTAAACGCCCAGAAACGTGCAGTAGCTGTTCATCATTTGGACTGTCCATGGCGTCCGTCGGATTTGGAACAACGAGATGGAAGGGCAGTAAGGAGGGGCAATGAAATAGCCAAAACAGTTGCAGGGAACCAAGTGGATGTTATTCTTTACGCTGTGGAAAAATCATTGGATGCCTATAAATTTGGCTTGCTACATAACAAACAACTTTTTATCCGCCAGTTAAAAAACAACAACCTTGGATGTCGAACCATTGATGAAGGGGCAATGGACGAAAAAAGCGGCATGAACTTTTCTGAGTATGTGGCTATCTTATCGGGTAATACGGAATTGCTTGAAAAAGCAAGGCTGGAAAAGAAAATTGCAGCACTGGAAAGCGAACGCCATGCATTTATCAGGGGAAAGTCATCGAGCCGGTACAAGCTGGAGAATATTACACAAACGGTCGAACGCTATAAAGAGCTTATTGAGCGTATCTCCAAAGACGAGGAGAACTTCAAATCCCGCGTCCAAACCAACGAAGACGGTTCCTACCGTAACCCGATACAGTTGGACGGCGTTACAGGCAGCGACTTTAAACTAATCGGGAAAAAGCTGAATGAAATTGCAGGTACTGCCAAAACGCATGGTACACATGAGACAATTGGAAGTTTGTACGGATTCACTCTTTATGTAAAAAGTGAAACCACGAATAAAGATGGTCTCGATTTCATACAAAACCGTTTTTCTGTTCGTGGCGATGGAGAAATATTTTATCAATACAACAACGGGCAGATGGCCGTTGACCCAAAGCTTGCTTCACAAAATTTTCTTCATGCTTTAGTGGAAAATATGCCACGGCTGTTAGAACGTTATAAAACGGATAACGAAAAACTATTAAAGGATATTCCTGTGCTCAAAGAAGTGGTGGAAAGTACCTGGCGAAGGGAACCTGAATTGGTTGAATTAAAATCGGAACTGGCAAAGCTGGAACGGCAAATTCAGCAGTCGTTAAAGTCAACTGGTGAAACAGAAAGACAGATTTCTGCTCCGGTTAATGGAGCTGTAAGCAAGATACCTCCATCCGAAAAGTATAAACAGGAAGAGTCACCTAAAATACCGGAACGGCTACGGAAAATTGCTGAAGCTTCAGACGGAAGAATTATTATTGCTGGTATTGGTCATTCTGCAAAACAGGATAATCCCATCGTTTCTAAAAGTTTGAAAGTATAG
- a CDS encoding helix-turn-helix domain-containing protein yields MFIEKEYFDSWMQRLNSKLDDVVDKLGDPEEEVPLFDGEKLLDNYDVCRMLNVSKRTLQRYRSSGELPFQMIYHKTFYKESDVMKFIETHFSRFHTRRNRKDKK; encoded by the coding sequence ATGTTTATAGAGAAGGAATATTTTGACAGCTGGATGCAGCGTTTAAATTCAAAGCTGGATGACGTTGTTGACAAGCTGGGCGACCCAGAGGAAGAAGTTCCTTTATTTGATGGCGAAAAATTGCTGGATAATTACGATGTATGCCGGATGCTTAATGTCAGCAAACGAACATTACAGCGTTACCGTTCATCAGGCGAACTGCCCTTTCAAATGATATATCATAAAACTTTCTATAAAGAATCAGATGTCATGAAATTCATTGAAACTCATTTTAGCCGTTTTCATACACGGCGTAACCGGAAAGATAAAAAATGA
- a CDS encoding RteC domain-containing protein, with amino-acid sequence MLEYISKLRKETDEAINRIESSGFNVLKKSLEASHVLAEAFDQLKTFILSYQFKNEEEEISFFKEIKPKFCYRLIYYRKLYNIEMNRPAGTDKQKEYLSEELNEINKYNLKRLDFIRYYRSGATHLDSLYFLRGKTDTEQYLETFYYELDPKFSTNCDFKVAKILSNDMLLAYLMQELEQLDTNGLTILPSGFPLIKLTWRGTKTELMEQLYSWDSDSTFGNVPLTQLSDYIQNVFNIQLDKNLSRAFSEMKTRNIPTPFLDKLKAALLRRMGRKK; translated from the coding sequence ATGCTTGAATACATCTCCAAACTACGCAAGGAAACCGATGAAGCTATTAACCGAATTGAATCATCAGGTTTCAATGTTCTGAAGAAATCATTAGAAGCCTCTCATGTGCTTGCCGAAGCGTTTGATCAGCTAAAGACTTTTATTCTATCCTATCAATTTAAAAATGAAGAGGAAGAAATCTCTTTTTTCAAAGAAATCAAACCTAAATTCTGTTATCGGTTAATTTATTACAGAAAGCTGTACAACATTGAAATGAACCGTCCTGCAGGGACAGACAAACAAAAGGAGTATTTAAGCGAAGAATTGAATGAGATAAACAAATATAATCTTAAACGCTTGGATTTTATCCGGTATTATCGTTCAGGTGCTACTCATCTAGATTCCTTGTATTTTTTAAGAGGGAAGACGGACACAGAACAATATCTCGAAACATTTTACTACGAACTCGATCCAAAATTTTCGACGAATTGCGACTTTAAAGTTGCTAAAATATTATCCAATGATATGCTTTTAGCTTACTTGATGCAAGAGCTAGAACAATTGGATACCAATGGACTAACGATTCTCCCTTCAGGATTTCCTTTAATTAAACTAACGTGGCGAGGGACTAAAACAGAATTAATGGAACAGCTCTATTCCTGGGACAGTGACAGTACCTTCGGAAATGTGCCACTAACACAACTTTCTGATTATATCCAAAACGTTTTTAATATTCAACTTGATAAAAATCTCTCTCGTGCCTTTAGCGAAATGAAAACCCGGAATATTCCTACTCCCTTTTTGGATAAGCTAAAAGCTGCCCTACTCCGGCGTATGGGAAGAAAGAAATAG
- a CDS encoding methyltransferase family protein gives MFIKFGNWILRYRQIIFPILHAGLFLPSSTIFPWEWSFLIGGALIIAGVLIRSITIGLEYVIKGNSQRKIYATIHVPNGIYSLCRNPMYLGNLLLLLGFGIFANSMFFVLIIFPVFLLLYLAIIKAEENMLLEKYGEEYKKYKSEVSMLLPDLSLIDTAFKGFHFNWKWALKKEYNSWFLYFSVIDVLLFCNGQIGSANTIISAAIIITLYGLLKFLEKMQFLN, from the coding sequence ATGTTTATAAAGTTTGGAAACTGGATTCTTCGTTACCGGCAAATTATATTTCCAATTCTTCATGCCGGACTTTTTTTACCGTCTTCTACCATTTTCCCATGGGAATGGTCATTCTTAATTGGTGGAGCTCTTATTATTGCTGGAGTTTTAATAAGGAGCATTACTATTGGGCTCGAGTATGTTATCAAGGGAAATTCTCAAAGGAAGATTTACGCTACAATTCATGTTCCCAATGGCATATATTCTTTATGCAGAAATCCAATGTATTTAGGAAATCTGCTATTGCTATTAGGTTTTGGAATATTTGCCAACTCGATGTTTTTTGTTCTAATAATATTTCCAGTATTCTTACTCTTATACTTAGCAATTATTAAGGCTGAAGAAAATATGTTATTGGAAAAATATGGTGAAGAATACAAAAAATATAAATCAGAAGTAAGTATGCTACTCCCAGATCTCAGCCTTATTGATACTGCTTTTAAAGGATTTCACTTTAATTGGAAATGGGCTCTGAAAAAAGAGTATAATTCGTGGTTTCTTTATTTTTCGGTGATTGATGTTTTACTTTTCTGTAATGGGCAAATTGGAAGTGCAAATACTATTATAAGTGCAGCGATAATAATCACCTTGTATGGTTTATTGAAGTTCTTGGAAAAAATGCAGTTTCTCAATTAA